DNA sequence from the Euwallacea fornicatus isolate EFF26 chromosome 15, ASM4011564v1, whole genome shotgun sequence genome:
GTACCTAATGGGACGAtagtaattttaagtttaagatTATAATAGGCTCTTTCTTGAATTTCAGAAATTGCGGAGTCAAAGCGATTTGCCTTAAAAAATCTATGCCGTAAATTGTTGCGAAATAAGGAGCTTACGGTAAAAATACTGTGTatctcacattttttttacattcctTATATCTATAAAATACACATGGTACCTACGGATGAGTTTTGATAATTCGGTCTATGCTGTTATTTATGCTTCTTCAATGAAATCAATGACACATAAATGGGCTTCTTCAGCCGTcccaaaatattgaaaaaataatttatttttgataatctTTGCCCTTTTCTTGAAAGAACAGATAGTTAAACACCTCTCACCTAATATCTCCCCATCGTTTCCCAATGAttacaagaattattaagggACTTGTTCCCGTCACATTGTGATCCTGCGACGCATTTTCGAGTCTTTTCAGTAAACTTGTTCCTcagaaaactaattaataaaagCAGAATGTATATacttatttttagtttgttaTATTTAGGAGATATGTAAACGCTATTAGGTTATAGCATTTGTTGAACAAAATGGTTGAAATAAATCATGACATGTTAAACATCTTTGTGTTTCATTAACCGCCTCAGAGCGACTcgaatttgattttcaaatctcCTTCAAATCTCAGAATAAGGTCTATTTGGAGGTGAATATCAGTCTCTGGATGTGCCACCAGTCggaatttccttaaaattccACATATAACGGATTTAATCTCTAGCATCGCAAACTTTTGACCTGAAACTTCCGCTTGTGCATATAATTGTAGCCACAGCAGATAACTAGTAATATTACCTATGCAGTTTCTAGGCCCGGCACTAAAAGGCAAATATGCGAACGGATGCCTTTTTACAGCATTTTCTGGCAAGAATCTATCCGGATCAAACTTCAGGGGATTTTCATAGATATCAGGGTTTCTATGGAGATCAAAAATGTGCAGATACAGCACAGAACCCCTTGGAATTTTGTAGCCTGTATGGGTGACAAAATCCTGACTTGCTATCCTAGATATAAAGGGAACACTGGGATACAGGCGGAGGGTTTCTTTAATAACTCTCTCAGTATAAGGCAAGTCTTGCAGTTCTTGGAACGAAAGATTTTTGTTGTCAGGACCCAAAGTTGATAAGATTTCTTTACGGACTTCTTCCTGGACGTCTGGGTATTGAGAAAGACAGTGCAGAAGGAATACCAGGGCTGCTGAAGTGGTATCGTGGCCCTATGAAGCGAGTGAGTTTAGGAAAAATGGCAACAAGTGTTAATGTGTAAGACAAGTGgtgtaaaaataaacttacttCAAACATGAAGGTATCCACTTCCTCCCTAATGCCCTCGTAGTCAATGGAGCCTTCGGTGATTTTTTTGTGTAGTAGCAAATCCAACATCCTCATGATTTTCCTGCCAGAATACGTAGTGGCTATCAGTTTTTCGTCGTTTTGATTCAAGAGATTTTTCTCCCTCTCTCGCATCACCGTGTAGGTGAACTCGTGCAACTTAttaattgttgatttttcctttttggcaTCACTGCTGTACGAGTAAATCATCGAAAACAACTTCCAGGGCTGTCTAATGCGATTCACTACAAAATCCCCcattttataaatgttttccCTGTAGATTTTCACTGCCTCATCCTTAACATTACTCACTCCTAGCGAGGTTTCTGAAAAATGCATTCAGACTCGattctttataaattattaattattttaccaaTTATTGACTGCAGTGTTAGATGCGTAATTAAGGGCAGAATGTTAACACCTTCGTTTGAGGGATTTTCAGCATTGAAAGCCTCAACTTGCTTTGTAAAGTTGTTAGTTTCCTCATTGAATATGCTCAAGAATTTCTGCAGGACGTTGAAGTGGAACGCTTGAGTCAGCACTTTTCTTCTGCTGTGCCACTTCGTGCCTGTGGGGGCagccgaaatttgaaatataaatagaaGTTGAACCGCTGAGTGCAAAAGgggaaaagtatttttctaatCTAAAGTTTTGTCGCTAAATCTTACCTCTGTTAAATTTAGCATGAAAATAGCAAATTTCCGTCGTTGCATACCTGTACTTGTTAGCAATCCTTGACCAAGCCACCCTTCCAGAAATTTATACACCAAGCTCTTTTTCATGTGCTTCTTCTGGGACAAGATGATCTAAAATTGTAGAAATTTGTTGGTTGGTAAGTGTATTAAGCCCGCTAAGTTACCTCTAAATCGTGCGGGTTTAGGAAATTAATTGTGGTAATGAAAGGGGTTGTTATCCGGTAAATAGATCCATATTCCTTGGCAAAGCTGCGTAAAGTCTGGAAAATTTCACCTAAAGTAGAtattaaatgataattaaaaataaattgtattcGTGTCCCATAATAATGCTGCAATGAGGCGCAGGTAATAATTATCAATTGATGTGTTACCTTATCAATTGGGGCAATTAGTTATATATTATGTGCATTTTGACGAAACCGAAAACTTGGAGGGAAAAAGGGCAAATAGCAGAGTCTTacgaacattttaatattgtgaaatgaaataataatagcGATCAGACAACCTCTAAGGAAGACTTAacccgaaaaaaaatcttagaaTCTACTCACCTGTACTTTGCTTGTTTAGTACTACATCCAAATTTTCCAGAAACCAGTGCCCCGGTGGGGCTGGAATTTTAGCCACAATCCTCCTATATCTGTATCtcctgaaaattaaataaactaacgCTAGAAGAATTGCGTAGAACGGCAAATGCAATAAATCCAACAACATAGTAGCGGGGAACCGAATACAAATGGCCTTGCGGTCTGCTTAAACAAGAAGACATGAAGTTGTAGGCGACATCAATTATCTATTGACAATACACTGCTCGTTTGGGAATTTAAGTATCTGATACTGTACCAATCGAAGCTGTATTCTTCATTGATATTTACGTAATTAGGAACTATGCATTTGATAAATCATTAAGGAAATTTGGGTTTAGTTGTGTGGAAGACACACTAAAGGTCACATCACCGAGGGCCGACTTCAGATAAAACATTCCAAATTGAAATGTTAATATGTAGCATAAATTGCTAAAGGTCTTATGGATGAATTCAATGCTTTGGCAGTGCTGTTTGTGTAGCTGCAAACAATCGATAGTTGGCAAATACGCGGAAAGATACGCGTTTTAATGCGTAATAACTAAAAtgctaaaacaaaaataaaaaatccaacAGTTCCGAAGATAAAAgctgtaaaaacattttttttgcggCTTACTGCTTTTGtgcggattttttttaaattaaacttatcGTTTAATAcggatatgaattttttttttttttttttaattaaatattcccAAGCGACGTCAGAATCTTTAATCGAAAGACAGAAATCGAACatattacattttaaacatGCACGTCTGCAACCTTTGCATATAAAACACTTGATTTGCGTCCCAGAGAGGAGCCAAGCGTTTTGTAATAATTGTTGCAAACAAGGTTATAAATAACGAATAATGATAGTTTTTGATGTTATTATCAGCAGACCTCTTACTGAGAACAAAGCCTGTTTATTGTAAGTCGATAAACAATGAAAGTCTGATGACCAAACATGGATTAGGTCACAGTGCGGTCATCTTTTATGCTTGGTTTGGATTTCGGAGTTGAAAACTGAAGTCCTAGTATCTCCAATATCCGGAACTTATATAGAAACATCATCTTTAAAGCAAGTGAAACTTGACTGAACTCGCCAGTATGCGGCTAAGAAGTCTCTCCATCAACTTTACAGGATTCGTCATTGTTCTGGCCTCGGTTGTTAGTGGCTTTATATGAAcatcaatatgaaatttttaggaCTGTGCTCATTTATATTGGATAGCGGCAtgatttaataacatttttgtttatactaGGTGCTcagttttcgctgggcagcataaagttacactttttcaaataacgaCCCGTAGTTTTTTCACGCCTTTTGATGCAGccttaatttaaaagaaaaatacttaaaaatgtttttaattgattgcTGCATTGCCATATTAGagcaatttctttaaaaattcgatATCAGACACACaaaatggtgttttttgaaatttttaaatttgtttttgtaaattggTAAATGAAAGTCCgaggtacttaaaaatttatttttttttaatttaccatGCTATTTTTGTATGTGGGggctaatttaaaaatttttcaaattactgaaattcatttttttcaacgGTACCCACGACTTTTTTTAAGAGTTCTTAAAgcagtttttaattatctattGATTTGCAATAATATCTTTTTATCTAACATATacagttttggaaatattcataaaaaaagtaaagaacaacaaaaaaacaacaaagacaaaaaaaaattaatttaatacgtGATCGAAATTTTGCTCATTTTGTTGTAGGTAAGTCTCAAGTTTTCTTCGCAAAGATTTTGTAACTTCTCTGGTGTCACATCACAAAAGGCGGTTTTTACTCTGTTTTTATTGTCTCTTGTGTGGTAGGATCTTGAAATACattgcgtgacatagaaaagggaccaccccgtaaaaatggatttatttaaacaatttttggtatgcatgttttTATGCGAGAAcacaaaaacgattaaaatttcagctatatttatcaatggatttacgagttatcgagaatttaagttttttttaattaaaaaaaaatgcactaaaatatgaacaatatgactgcaaaatatcatttattggtgtatatTGTGCCTAGAAAGTGCTCtaagattaatcaaatataccTAGGTGCAGAATGCAGCgtaattttcatcaattaatCGACTTTGAGAGAGGCTGAATGGTGGGTCAACGAGAAGCTGGTCGGTCATTTacggaaatcgccactagattcaACCGTAATGCAAACACTATAGTAAAATGTTGTCaggcatggttccaagaagagcaaacaggctgaaggagaggtactggacgatcccgaagaactacagaatgCCAAGATCGCCCCCTTCAAATTATGGCCCTAAGAGATAGGTTCGTCTCGTTCAGGATGCTGGAAGATCAGTAGCTTTCTGAGTATGGAAGGGCgattgggattcgaaccatttatcgctgGATAAGAAGTTTCGGACTGATTTCCTCCTGTCTCCATCTTGTGTTActcctcaccttaaatcatcgtcaacatcgactgcagtggtgcagagaacgtATTTATtagaatctggaatgggatattATCGAGTTTAATGAGGAATCCGAATTCTGTTCGGGTATCCATGATGGTCGGTCAAGAGTAAGGAGACGGGGTGAAAGACGGGATTCttagtttacaatacagaggcatgtccatcagactTCTGGAGTAATGGTGTGAGTCACTATTGCGTATGGTAGTAGGTcaactttacttttcattacaGGTAGTATGATTGCCCAACGATGCATCTACCAACTCCTAGAACCTCATCTAGTGCCTTATCTGAAAACTCGTGTTAATCCACTTTTctagcaagacaatgcacgaccacgTGTGGATGGAGTACCTATGAACTTCTTTCAAAGAAACGcaatcaattttctactttGGCCACTTCGATCCCCAAACCTCTCgccgattgaacatgtatgggatattgtaggaAGAAGGTTTCATAATATACTCCATTCCCCACAAACCCtagcggcgctatgtcatgTTGTCCAGTTAgctggaatgagatcccccaagagaacatcaattacctCATTAGGTCCATGCCTACGCGTATACAGGAATATGTAATGACGCCGCGGAGAACTaacaaattattcatttttttttttagtttttaacaattaaatttttgcacttttttaatgaaaagtttgttttaGTGTAAGAAATGTgcatactaaaaattatttaaataaaaccatttttacgggctGTTCTcctttctatgtcacgcagtatacgTGATTTTTTATGAAGCCCCATAGAAATCCATGGCAgtgagatctggagatctcGCCGGCCATGATACAGGACTGCCTCGATCGATCCATCGAACAAGAAATTGTTAGTTTGAATAATTACGTACATTTCTAGCATAATGACGGGGAAAATCATCCTGCTGATGCGACATGGTGGTCTTATGTTTCCCGGAACAATTCGTAGTAACTATGGCaaagaattattcaaaatttccaaatatctcTTGCTATTTAAATGAACATCAAAGAAGTAAAGACCTACGATAAAATCATCCACAATTCCTCCCCATGCATTAACCATCCATCTATGCTGATGATTCACGACTCGTTAAATATGAGGATTTACATTAtcataataatggaaattacGACGATTCATTCGGCCATTACTATAGAATGTACTTTTATCGGTAAATAAAATAGTCGATTAAAG
Encoded proteins:
- the LOC136343720 gene encoding cytochrome P450 4C1-like isoform X2, whose amino-acid sequence is MKKSLVYKFLEGWLGQGLLTSTGTKWHSRRKVLTQAFHFNVLQKFLSIFNEETNNFTKQVEAFNAENPSNEGVNILPLITHLTLQSIIETSLGVSNVKDEAVKIYRENIYKMGDFVVNRIRQPWKLFSMIYSYSSDAKKEKSTINKLHEFTYTVMREREKNLLNQNDEKLIATTYSGRKIMRMLDLLLHKKITEGSIDYEGIREEVDTFMFEGHDTTSAALVFLLHCLSQYPDVQEEVRKEILSTLGPDNKNLSFQELQDLPYTERVIKETLRLYPSVPFISRIASQDFVTHTGYKIPRGSVLYLHIFDLHRNPDIYENPLKFDPDRFLPENAVKRHPFAYLPFSAGPRNCIGQKFAMLEIKSVICGILRKFRLVAHPETDIHLQIDLILRFEGDLKIKFESL
- the LOC136343720 gene encoding cytochrome P450 4C1-like isoform X1 — protein: MLLDLLHLPFYAILLALVYLIFRRYRYRRIVAKIPAPPGHWFLENLDVVLNKQSTGEIFQTLRSFAKEYGSIYRITTPFITTINFLNPHDLEIILSQKKHMKKSLVYKFLEGWLGQGLLTSTGTKWHSRRKVLTQAFHFNVLQKFLSIFNEETNNFTKQVEAFNAENPSNEGVNILPLITHLTLQSIIETSLGVSNVKDEAVKIYRENIYKMGDFVVNRIRQPWKLFSMIYSYSSDAKKEKSTINKLHEFTYTVMREREKNLLNQNDEKLIATTYSGRKIMRMLDLLLHKKITEGSIDYEGIREEVDTFMFEGHDTTSAALVFLLHCLSQYPDVQEEVRKEILSTLGPDNKNLSFQELQDLPYTERVIKETLRLYPSVPFISRIASQDFVTHTGYKIPRGSVLYLHIFDLHRNPDIYENPLKFDPDRFLPENAVKRHPFAYLPFSAGPRNCIGQKFAMLEIKSVICGILRKFRLVAHPETDIHLQIDLILRFEGDLKIKFESL